Proteins from one Amycolatopsis benzoatilytica AK 16/65 genomic window:
- a CDS encoding YybH family protein: MDHSAAREFADHWARAWNARDLDTLMTHFAEDVVFRSPVAIQVLGGDGIIRGKAALRAYWAEGLRRIPDLRFEVLGVYVGLSSLVINYRNQKGGLVNEVLIFDGPLVVEGYGTYLGDDPNPAGAR, encoded by the coding sequence ATGGACCACAGCGCAGCGCGAGAATTCGCCGACCACTGGGCGCGGGCGTGGAACGCCCGCGATCTGGACACCCTGATGACGCACTTCGCCGAGGACGTCGTCTTCCGGTCGCCGGTGGCGATCCAGGTGCTCGGCGGCGACGGCATCATCCGCGGCAAAGCGGCGCTGCGCGCGTACTGGGCCGAGGGCCTGCGCCGGATTCCCGATCTGCGCTTCGAAGTCCTCGGCGTCTACGTCGGGCTCAGCTCTTTGGTCATCAACTACCGCAACCAGAAGGGCGGTCTGGTCAACGAAGTCCTGATCTTCGACGGGCCGCTCGTCGTCGAGGGCTACGGCACTTATCTCGGCGACGACCCGAACCCGGCGGGTGCCCGCTAG